A window of Chanodichthys erythropterus isolate Z2021 chromosome 16, ASM2448905v1, whole genome shotgun sequence genomic DNA:
ACAAAAGCGCTTATGCAAATGAGTGTCTTTTCGAGAATAAACATGGGGAAACACAAACTACGGATTAATTAGCACTATGTTTACAAAATACAGTAGAATATTGTTTAAATTCTGTGTACATTCAGTGTTTATTTCTGTAGTGAGCTGTCCTGTTTAGTGTTTACTTGTTCTGGCCTGTTAGTCGTACTTGCGTAACATCGAGCTAAAACCACATGCTGCTGCTTTCTAACCTTCGTACTCACTGAATTATCGAAGAAAAGTAAGCAAAAACACAATACTTACATCACCCATCCATAAGCTTGTCATTCTGTTAAACATCTTGGCGGTTAAAATTGTTGTACTTCAGATGTTTGTGAAATTAAACGACAGTTGGCTGCCGAATTTGCGTGGTGGTTCGTGAAGCTACGCTAGCAGAATGTTTGCTGAAGATACACTTCCGCTTCCGGCCGCGCAGCTCTCTCAGATGCAGAAAGTTCACTCCTTCCTTGGCATTCTGTCTATTTGGTTCACTTAGGGCTCATCACACCGATCTATAATATATCTGGAAATAATTCATGCATGGTTTCACTTCCAACAGCTTTTGTTTTTATagtaaaattaagtaaatacaGCAGTGTTTGACTTCAAGCAAAGAGattagaacccaagaggcgacactttgatatttttttgggtaacagccactagatggcgctacggtagcgcggccgccattatgggctGAAAATACTAACTTGGACCCTgactggaccatagaatccttcacatcttacgcacccaaattcggcgaatttcactgccaaatcagaagcgcaatagaacagttttttaaattaagtcaccagtaaattgtatggctcctacagtaaatgttgtatcgtcttatatgttttattttaccagttgtggaatccaaccattcaaccatctgaggtaacattagcctactttattgagtatttccattttatgcaacttcacacatttattaattgtaaattaaaaatacatttaagatcatcatgtttgcagcaaacaatatatttcagacctagtggagtaatagtatatctaggtctgaattgaaatattgtacgttttaatggatcacgctacaaacaacaatcttataatacatgatgcaaTGCTGTGTTATCAcataattcacacttttggacacttttgctttaacggacattagaaaaaactgcaaaatcaagctgttatattcatatatttattttccaacattcccaatttttctgatgcatgtccttaatttaatgtCATAGGTtggtaataattcagtgtttatgaGCCTTCTAAAGAATTAGAGAGCAAAGGCTTTGTGaaaaaaagaagacaaacacaaagtgtgtaaaataaactgtaaaaaggattcgatgatcactagtgatagtattttattctgtgttgtcatcattcagtttggatttcagctttaatgtacgtTTAATGTACGccgatattgccatagaaactagtggactgacGACTCGCTTTCAtcccaaaatggcggaaacgcagggctgctgctgggcgccggtgttTCAATGGAACTTTctattgagtgtcgcttcttgttaaTGTATATTCTTTGCTTCAAGGGGCAGTAGTGAGTTTTGAAAACTCCTGCCAGTCCTCCAGCAGAGGAAGAGACGCAGAACACGTGATGACTTTGGGACGATATTGATGGAAGGAAGCTGTAGCCGAAATGAGCACGTTACGAACAGCATTTTTGCGCTTTTCGTGGGCACAGAGTTCGTGTTGGTATGTGGCAACAacccatttatttaaaaaaacgaGTTCGTTTGCTGAAAATTTCGTTGACTGTGAATTTAACCATCAGCGTTAATGATAACCTCACACGTATGCGTCATAAATGCAATGAAAGCTCAATGGTATTAGTGTAATTAGACTATATTGCAAAACCCCAGCTAAAATAAATATAGACTGCACAAAAACATagtgaaaaacattaaaagattTTTACCGTGCAGTATGAAATGCTATGCAATAAATACTAATCTCTTTCCTTTTAAGAGCGACAAcctgtttttattcatatattaccTGTCATTTTCCATTAGTCATGCAAGTCAGACCAATGTACAAATTCATCTGTTCATTGTTGCATTCAGGTTTGAGGGACACTGGGCTACAGTCTTCAGGGCTTATTTACAGCGCATGCGTAAATGTTTTGTTCTAATTATCTTTCAGGAGTAATGGCAGTCACCCTACCATATTCAGCTGCAGTCAACTACGCTCTATCAGTTCCTTGGTTCTTTCAAGGACAGGGGGCGAGCAAACTTTCCTGCAAGGGAACTTGAACACCAAAGCAGAGGGACCCTGTGTTTTCCAGCAACCACTCTGGCACCATCAACAGGTCCGCACAGTCAAGCGTGGGACAGAATATCAACCAAAGAACATCAAACGAAAGAGGACCCATGGCTGGATCAAAAGAATTAGCGCTCCAGGTGGAATCGAAGTAATCCTGCGCCGAATGCTCAAAGGACGGAAATCCCTCACTCATTGAGACTCTGACCGGACAGTTGCTTTGATATACCTTTGAAGTGAATCTCAGTTAAATGTCAGTTGTGCAGTAGAGCTTTTGGggtactatttaaaataattgtcaaATTAAAGAAGTTAATGCACAGTTGCATCACTggatgtttttattttcttttaatttagtgGATCTAATCCTTCTTCAAACTTCCAGTTGAGTATTTTCTTGTCAAAGGGTCTGCTGTATGCAGTGTTACAGTCAGATCAGTTGGGACAGCGAGTATAGGTGACAagtttaaaatcaaaataataataataaataaataaaaaccacaTTTGTCATGATGTATGgtatcatattttatttaagcATTATAGTTAATTTTTAAAAGCCATTTGAGGTGCATTTATTTGGTATTGTGATAATAgtacaaaagtaaaaaaaaaaaaaaaaacagctctgAAGTTACTTGGTGTATAATGTGTCTGTTATACTgctttaaaatttattttcacagtaactccattttattgcattatgtGTTCACACTCATAAGATCAAAATCATCAAGGACAATGCAATATTTTTAGATTGTCATATTTACTGTTTCatataagaaaaataataatgcgtagaaaaatataaaatctatAAATTTGTTTGATTACAGACAGTGCGTCGTTTCTTGCTTGCCCATGCCTAAACAGATTTTATCATGCAGATGTTTTATCATGCCGCCTTCAGTCTGTAAACTATGTGGAGATCTCAGATtaatatattgtattaaaatgattggttatactttattttaaggtgtctttgttacactgtaattatactgtacatttaagtactgaatATTACATGTTCTACTTGTATTTACTATAGAGTTAGGTTTATgattagttgcatgtaattatccacaatttatagttattaataTAGTTACtacatgtaacaatgacactaaaataaagtgttaccaaatgatCTTTGACATGCAGTTCCACTCACTACATGATTGCTTTATGACATTTAAGCACGTGTTAAGCATTACAATCAGTGCTATATAAGTTGTTTAACTATTTAATTCACTGTTTTTTTGAAAGATTATTTCCAAAGTCTGAGCTCTCACTCTTTTCAACCTCAGATGGAAGCTCTTCTGATGAGGAACTTTGGTCATTATTTGTGTTTTGCGCATTAGTGGCTCTTGAGACGTCTTCTGGTTTCGCTTGCTGTTCAGAACCAGCACCAGTACATGCAGTTTCTTTTCCAAAGTTGAAGCGTTTTCCTGGGTTGAAGGACTTGCTGGGAGACTGTGATTTCTCATGGCTCCCATGTGTACCTGCAGGCGCAACTGCTGCGGCGGCTTCCTTTTTTAACTCTTGGGACTTGAGGAACTTCAGAAAACCTGGAAGTTTGGCCTCACCACTTGTGGGAGAAGTGGTAGAGGTGAATTTACTCTGAAGTGGGATTATCTGTTTGAGTTTCATTACGTTATTGTTGCCTAAAAGGGAGCTGGGTCTCTTGAGTTTATCTCCTCCGGAGCTGAACTTGGCCCCTGGGGTTTTTTCATGGTGATGGTCCTCACCCCCACTGAGATCAGACTTGTCTTGCTCACTGTCTTGTCGTGCCAATTCCTCTGCCATTTTGTGatgttcctcttcttcttcagACTTCCTccgctgctgctgttggtgCTGCTGTGCGAGGCGTTCATGTTTCTGACACACAAACAACACATTTTCAAAAGACAATCACAAAGTTCATTTAACTCACCAAATCGAGAAATGACTTGTATAAGTCATAACATGATAATAATTAATGACTTATCAGTATCAGCTAAACAAATTTTATATGTGTACATTAAAAAACTTGGTTATTGTTAGTTTATGCTCATAATGTGCTGTGCTACCTTGAGAGCTTCTCTCCGCTGGTATTCAAGTTTGGCCATCTCATCTGCTACCCAATTTGGAATATCAGGAATTGCAACGTGAATTACGTATTTGAGCAGAATGGCAAAGTGCTGAAAACCATATAAGAAAGAGTTACATTCAATTTGCTACACTTAATACTCTTATTCtcttattattacatttatcaGAACTGGCAGACATTTACAATGCTAgcaaagatttctatttcaaataaatgctgttcttttgaacttcccaggaaaaaaaatctcagtTTTTAGACtaatattaagcagctcaactgtttttaatcgataataataagaaatgtttcttgagcagcaaatcagtgtattaaaatgatttctgaaagatcatttgacactgaagactggagtaatgatgctgaaaattcagctttgctctaacagcaataaattacatttcaaaatatattaaattagaagtcagttatatttaattataataatatttcacattattactgtttttgtttatttttatcaaataaatgctgctttgattagtatttttaaattctttcaaaatactttttacattttttttttttttttttgctatttaaagctgcagtccgtaagtatTGCCTCTTTGACACCacctctgtttgaaacctgcaattgtttgcggaattatcatctttacgtgggttgtgcctcagcgcggatgaatctaatgtttgctgtcagtcatcgcaccggtgtggatactatagaatttttattttagatagaattttcaccggaaaatgtcattTGAACAAATAAGTAACGTCTGCCACTTTttttctgaccaactgaggaaaaaagcattacaataaatggtgattaaatctaactaGCTTGGATCAtgtcaaaccatgcaaattattattattgttatactttttgttatattattgttctcaaattgttagcTTTACCTGTATATTTCAATTTCTGTCTAATCTCTAATGTTAATTTGTCATACtatacaatccgccatcaaaataataagtttaattattgcagctgctttgagaaaaggctataaatgatccaccTCACATtcgatatagcctactagctgggactcctccTTTATGTAAATAGACGTGACGCAATGACGCAAAGACAAACGGCAacatgctcaaatttcctgcgaaaacccaccagtaccacccaaattgtaaaacattattacaagcttactgttgtaaatcgggctaaggtaaggagacagttttgaacactggctagttatatacttgctcaaaaattgattttgcaatcatttttaaccaaaaaaaagttacggtCAGCAGCTTTAAAGATATTACTTTTCCCTTACCTCTAATACTACAACAGAGATGATGGCTGCCTCAGGGCTCATCCAGGGGAAGAGTCGTTGCAGCTGTCCACACTGACCAATAAGGTAACAGTTCACAATTATTGCAATCAAACCCATGGCCTCCATTGCGGTCTGTTCAAATTTTAATAACAAACAAAATTGAAAGAACACAAAGATGTTAAAAGAAGAAATACGATCTGCTATGAATTATTTATTAAGCAATTATTCTGAATAGATATCCTCACCTGCCATTGTCCAATGTTTTCAACCCTTTGCCCAAAGGGTCTCTGGAGGCCTGTGCAAAGTTTTAAGGCATCACTTCGGATCTCTACAATGTTGTTTATGAGGGCACACATGGCTGCCAGAGGAAATGCAGAAGAGAAGAGCACGACATAGCCAAACTGTATGAACATCTCCTGGTAATCTTGGAGTGTATCCTGCAAGTCAAAATAAAAAgtcttgttttttatttaatttgtaaaaatgtcaTGATTGGGCTCAGAAAGCAGCAAAAATAGTATTTATAAACTTGTATTATTAACAATAGCATCAGCTGACTGATGATCAAGGTGGACAGGCACAGACCTCATAAACTAGCATGCAACTTTCAACTTCCGGTTGGGTCAAAACAGTAGATTCAGTCTCCTCTGGAGGGTCCATCCAGGACATTTTCTTTTCCGGACTGTTGTTGTCCCGAGCAGATTTCGTCTTTCTTCTCTGGGGTCCTAGTGGTTTACTCACAGAATCATCCGTTTCTCTGTGatcatcatcatcgtcatcatcaCGTATATCAAATATTAAGGATGGATCCATTCCTTCCTCCACAAGGGTAGGACTGCCATCGTCCTGTAAGCTGGCCTGTGTTGGTGCTTCCACAACCTTGTCTTTGTATTCCACCTTCTCGGTGAAGCTGACCTTCCTTTGCTTCAGACCAGCATCATCATCCCCTTCCTCTGTTTTGGGAACTCTGTAGCTGGCAATTAaactcctcctctctctcttctctgatTGCTCTGGAGACGTGCCAGTTTTATTCATGTCCAAACTGGCTTGACAAGTCAGTCGTATCCTTTGCACTATCAAATGACTATAGTTCAGGAGCATAGTTTGAATTAAGTCCCATAACGTCCTCAAAGCACCTAATTTATGGTGCTCATAGAGATATGGCTGTAGCACTTCTTTGATATTTTGTAGAAACTGGCGGAAGATCAATAATGTAGCCAGCATCTGTAAattaaaagtcattttttttgtataggGTGCAGAATCAATTATTCATGGCACATTGATGCTTAAATATTATTCTGTCGTCTATGTGTTACCTCTTTTAACCGCTCCATGTCTTTGAGATAAAATCCAATGTAGAAAAGGCTGAGGTAAGAATTTATGAACTGAAACTTTAAAATGCAGAACATTATATTTAACCATTACAGACACATAGAACACTTCATAAATGTATCACACAGTTTTTACAATATTCTGATACAATAATAAATggataaatatatgaaataaagAGTTAAACTTACAAACACAGTCTTGAGTATGAGATTATTGTCATAAGTGCTTTGAAGTCTGTAATTTTCTGTTAAAATAGAACAATTAATAAACAGgcgttattaaaaaaacaaaacaataatgaACAAACAAGCAGTGAAATAACCAAGAATGCAAGTTTGCTTTTAATCTAATAGCCCAATTTATGTTTCGGGCTAAATTGAGTTGCACATATATCCAAATATGCAATTAATTTTGAATATGCAAATAAGTCTTACCCATATCATTGAGCCAGAGAGCTATTTTCTTGTACACTTCATCACAGACAGTAACAGTTATAGCCAAAAGAATTTTGGGAATAAATCTACATATGCTTGGCAACTCTTTTGTTTCGATGACAAATTCCTGTAAAAGACATGAAATCATGAATCCTAAATATCTAGGGACAATTGCATAACTAATATATTTCTAACTTAGATGCAGAAGTTTGAAATAACCTGTTGTTGTAagttttgtaacaaatttgAGAGTCCTTACTTGAAGTTCCAGACAGATAAACATGGCCAAGCAGACGAAGCAGAGACAGAGGATGCAGATGGGAAAGCTGACCAACCAGCGGAACATTCTCCTCTTCCAGGGTGGGTAGAAAAACTCCTCACAGCCTGTCACTGGACTGCGGCGCTTAATTCCCTGATATACATGTTGCAAAAGAGTCAAAAAATACAGTTCAATTCAGGGATTGATTTAAACACTGGTGGGAAACCAACATAAAATGACCAATTTCTAAACTACAATCCTGAAAAAACATTCtaatctgtctcttttgtccactttcaactacatctgtcctgatttctttgagaGTAAAGTCTATGggcaggtaaatgtatgggcCTTTTCAGATCTTTCATTCTAATGGTTGAAATAAGCtcacgcaatttacatatgaacgtgCCTGGAGATTTCGGAAAAACATACGGAGAGCAGCAGCCTTcttttctgctctgacagctgcaAGACCACGCTGATTGCGGTGGAtatgtgttagaaatcaggaatggtgagaaaacattgtgcttggtacattttacGTCTtaaaaccaaacttgggtcttcagccaacAAAGTATAAAACCTGTCTGGCTAGTGCTCTTGCCTAATAATTTAGTCAGTAAGCGGAGAGTAAAAGGTCTTTTGATGAAAGCAATCCAGGCGAATGCATTTTCAACTACCACTGGAAGAGGTCGAAAGtagacaagctcaaaatgttttagaccccgtttacaccCGTGTTTAGTGTTGTCCatttgtgatccgatcgaccacaacgcatcttaataccaggtgtaaaccaCCTGCTGTTATCATACATTTTGTatctaataatataaaaatgtaaatgtaaaaattatgtcAGCATACTCGAAACTGTGGACGGGGTTCCTCTAGTGACTCGGTGGGGGTGTCCAGCGTTCCCCACTTGTATGCCAATTCTGCTTCCCGCCGCTTCCATCTCTCCAGGAACAGTGTTGCCCACACCACATTAAAAATGGCAAATACCACACAGCAGATATCCTGACTTGTCTGCATATCAAAAAACTGTTGGTTATAAAAACCATGCACCATTACcaaatgaaaatgatcatttttatacTTCCATTATAAAAGTGTAGGACTCGGATATTAAGGAAAATAACCTGCCTGATCAGACTCAGCAAAGATCCAGAGCAGAAAGCCAATCACTGCTGGATACAGCATAGAGTTGGTGTAAAAGCCCAACCATGCAAAGTACATGGCAATCTTCACGCCAAAATAATCGCACACATCATCTGTCAGGAACAGGACAACCAAACGATCAGCATTTGAATAAGCCATTTTTACAATATACAATTAGAATGAAGTCTGTCACATTTGCCTATTATTAGAATAAAATAGGTCTACCTATTTTGTTACCCCCAGGATAAAAGGCCctgttgattttattttccccCAAAACATGGTAAAGGCCGACTGTGACATTGTTAGATTATCACTAGGGTAAAATACAAAATGCCTGAACTGCAATACAGTGAAACATGCCAAAACTAACATCATGTATTCACAATGAATCACATGTGGGCTCATTCTTAGCGATCACATAACAAGACATGTAGTGACTGGTAGTTTGTATTCAGAATTCATACTGTAGCCCTTCATATTTGCTTAGAGCAAATCAGTCAGCACTGAAGAAAGTAGGCAGGTACATATGAGTTTGTTTGCCAAAGGAAGAGCCTTGGCCTGGAGGAATCTCTGTACACAAACACTGAAAAGCATTAGCCATCTCAGAACAACTAAAAGTTAGCCGCCTTTTGTGCATGATGGTGAAAATATAGGAGTTCTCACCTAGAGGTTGCCTCTCACAGACTGCCTGAACCCAGGAAGTCATCAACTGGTTCAGGATTCTCTGCTCATGAAGGGGAAACATTTGAAGAATCACTCCTCTGGCTATAAGCTCTGGAACTGCCAAGGACACACAACATTTTGATCATATTTGtgaaaaaacatgaattttttaaccaaaatattttaaaagtaaagaAATGGTAAAATATCTACTGATTGGTTGACCCTCCAGGAAGTGAATATTATGAAGGGCATCGCCCTGTTTGGCCCGCAGATTATCCAACCAATATTTGATAATACTCTGACGCTCCTAAAGAAATAACAGAGAAAAATGATCTCATAAGAAAACGTAACTATTTTACTTGATGGCGAATACGTTTTAATTTGTACAATGTGATGTTTGCggaaatgtataatttttagaAAAGTAAGCTTGAAGGTCCACCCAAAAACCTTACCGTCAGTGGGGCGAAAACATACAAATGAGACATTCATGAGACATTCATGAGAAATTCATACGAATAAGCCACCAATTtgccaaaatgtaaaatttgcaGTTATGAGTTGCCAATATGAGAATGTGTTGGTAGAACCTTTATAACATCAGACATTTAATGATTTCACATGAGAAAACTGTGTAAGACAGGAAATGGGAGATTAAAGGCAGACCTGCGATGTGAAGAAACACAGCTCACTCTCAATGTTTTCATAGATGTCATCCTCCTCACATGAAAACCTGCGAGTGCCGCCTCCATAGCGTGGCTTCACTGCCTTTTGCATCCCCATCTGTTCAGCTCCACGCAACAAGCTTCAgacaaaaaacaacaatgaTTCTGCTGCTGTATTTATTTAGGACCAATTGACCATCTGTCAAACGTTTCAAAGATTTAATATGGAAAAAACACAATACAATAACTGTGGCAAGGTACTTCTAGAGTCAAGTAGGTTGTCTACAGTCTCTTACTTCTCAAAGGTTGAGGCAATGAAGAATGCATAGGTGTGAGTGTATTTATGCTGTCGGATCTGGATCCTGATTTGTGGAATTCCCAGTCGGATTTGGTTCAGTAACCATAACAGCGTATGGTCATCTGTGGTGTCTGTGGAGAAGATGATAACATGCTGAAATATTTTTATCAGTAGATCTAATAAAAATGCTGTTAAATTCACATTTTATTAtcagtcattttattttattataatgtaaaatagttGTTATGCAAAATGCACATTTACATTCATATTATAAAAGGTAGCAAATATTACATACTATTTAAGATGTAAAGCTGAAATTACTCTAAATCTGCATTATTGCAAAACTGAAAGATATAACCACAGCACCTGGGAATGTCATAAGAATATCACAGTTTTCAGCGGGTGCCATTGTGATGGTAGATTTATGCCCCATGAGGTACTGCCTGGCATGAAAGAGACGACCTCTGAGCAATTTCTCTGTttgcaagagaaaaaaaattattattgtatatatatacaataatactacaagaatataatatatactatatacaaCTTGGCTTTGTTAGTGCATTTTACCAACAAGCCGAGACcagtttttgtgttttcacccatacagtcaaaccaaaaattattcagacattttttatatgtttttactactgggtgcaggacactatagttcatttatgtaagtgaggatagcaaaataaagtaaactgtgacattttatacccaaaaattcttcatacagtggactacaaGTAAAATCgatacaaatttggaaccaaaaattattcttgaccatgttttgcttcagtgttatctgacataattaagataatttttttctgacacagtttaactcttgagatcttgtcatattttattaccattttttaaactatagtgaataaactgtattaatgaatgaaatgttcaatgtgtcaataaattttggtttgactgtacatatacagtcaaaccaaaaattattcagacactagatataatttttttatctctttattttactagtgggtgcaggacactatagttcatttatgtaagtgaggatagcaaaataaagtaaactgtgacattttatacccaaaaattcttcatacagtggactaccagtaaaattgataaaaatttgggaccaaaattattcagacactttgacctgaccatgttatctgacataattaagataattttttttctgacacagtttaactcttaGATCTTGTCATAGTTTATTACCATTACCATTTAACTATAGTGAAAAATAGACCAAAAAAATATGACCACTGAAATGCCTGCACTCTGCACAAACCACTTCAGCTTTACATTTGAGTTATCAACCTATTGAGGTCAAACCAAACTGACGTTTGTACAGAGTCACATTCACAGAAACCAAGCCTCACTTTACACTTACGCAAATCCTTAAAGCTCAGCATTATGCCCAGAAATCCGGTTAAATGGGAGATTCTTATTTACCATAGCCAATACATTAAATGCAGCTTTCCTTGTGTGTAAGCACTAATTTTAAGTTTAAGCAGTTCTTTGGAGGAAGTCCAAGTCCTTGTGTGACAGATGTCATCAATTTTGTGACCACTATGTCACAAACTCTGCTCTTTTTTAGTAACAGTTACTCGAGGTGTGAAGAAAATGAAAGTTTTAGCATTATTCACTTTGGCAgcctatataaaattaaatttcatgCCTGAGTTTGTTGaagaataaaagaaaaacatacTATGGTGCTATTCTGTGATATTACCAATAGCTTTCACCGCTAAAAACAGACAAGGACAGAAAGAACTAGACAAACAAAGGTAGTTCAGTCCAAGTGAAGTGTTCAGTATGCCATTTATAAATGGTAAATATCGTAGAATTTCATTAAACAGTGTTACATTATGAATATGCATTTCACTTCCTATAGCTCTAGTAGCTTTCAAAGCATCATTATAGATTCAAGTGACTGCATTCAAACTTAATGAACGTGAAGGAATGATTTTGTTGAGCAGTTTTAAGCATAACATGCAGGATCAATGCACATATGATGGAGAATGATTTTGCCTGAAATATATGGGGTCATTACATCACAAATGTTTTGATGACATAATGGTAACAATTTGAATAAGCAGAACTGCAAATAATTTCATCAATATGTAGGAAATATTTATGTGTAGGATATTAGGTGCTTATGTGCCAAACGCACAGGTGAAACGCCTATACCATTTAACACTTAGACAGTGTCAACAGCCGATAAGGAACAGGCAAATTATGTTTACTGGACAAATATTAGACCTTCAGATATGAACCTTTTGTTTTGTATCCTGCCCCAATAGCTATCAATCTTGTCATACGCT
This region includes:
- the ano8a gene encoding anoctamin-8 isoform X2; this encodes MSSAVLEKLLRGRLFHARQYLMGHKSTITMAPAENCDILMTFPDTTDDHTLLWLLNQIRLGIPQIRIQIRQHKYTHTYAFFIASTFENLLRGAEQMGMQKAVKPRYGGGTRRFSCEEDDIYENIESELCFFTSQERQSIIKYWLDNLRAKQGDALHNIHFLEGQPIIPELIARGVILQMFPLHEQRILNQLMTSWVQAVCERQPLDDVCDYFGVKIAMYFAWLGFYTNSMLYPAVIGFLLWIFAESDQTSQDICCVVFAIFNVVWATLFLERWKRREAELAYKWGTLDTPTESLEEPRPQFRGIKRRSPVTGCEEFFYPPWKRRMFRWLVSFPICILCLCFVCLAMFICLELQEFVIETKELPSICRFIPKILLAITVTVCDEVYKKIALWLNDMENYRLQSTYDNNLILKTVFFQFINSYLSLFYIGFYLKDMERLKEMLATLLIFRQFLQNIKEVLQPYLYEHHKLGALRTLWDLIQTMLLNYSHLIVQRIRLTCQASLDMNKTGTSPEQSEKRERRSLIASYRVPKTEEGDDDAGLKQRKVSFTEKVEYKDKVVEAPTQASLQDDGSPTLVEEGMDPSLIFDIRDDDDDDDHRETDDSVSKPLGPQRRKTKSARDNNSPEKKMSWMDPPEETESTVLTQPEVESCMLVYEDTLQDYQEMFIQFGYVVLFSSAFPLAAMCALINNIVEIRSDALKLCTGLQRPFGQRVENIGQWQTAMEAMGLIAIIVNCYLIGQCGQLQRLFPWMSPEAAIISVVVLEHFAILLKYVIHVAIPDIPNWVADEMAKLEYQRREALKKHERLAQQHQQQQRRKSEEEEEHHKMAEELARQDSEQDKSDLSGGEDHHHEKTPGAKFSSGGDKLKRPSSLLGNNNVMKLKQIIPLQSKFTSTTSPTSGEAKLPGFLKFLKSQELKKEAAAAVAPAGTHGSHEKSQSPSKSFNPGKRFNFGKETACTGAGSEQQAKPEDVSRATNAQNTNNDQSSSSEELPSEVEKSESSDFGNNLSKKQ
- the ano8a gene encoding anoctamin-8 isoform X1 codes for the protein MSSAVLEKLLRGRLFHARQYLMGHKSTITMAPAENCDILMTFPDTTDDHTLLWLLNQIRLGIPQIRIQIRQHKYTHTYAFFIASTFENLLRGAEQMGMQKAVKPRYGGGTRRFSCEEDDIYENIESELCFFTSQERQSIIKYWLDNLRAKQGDALHNIHFLEGQPIIPELIARGVILQMFPLHEQRILNQLMTSWVQAVCERQPLDDVCDYFGVKIAMYFAWLGFYTNSMLYPAVIGFLLWIFAESDQFFDMQTSQDICCVVFAIFNVVWATLFLERWKRREAELAYKWGTLDTPTESLEEPRPQFRGIKRRSPVTGCEEFFYPPWKRRMFRWLVSFPICILCLCFVCLAMFICLELQEFVIETKELPSICRFIPKILLAITVTVCDEVYKKIALWLNDMENYRLQSTYDNNLILKTVFFQFINSYLSLFYIGFYLKDMERLKEMLATLLIFRQFLQNIKEVLQPYLYEHHKLGALRTLWDLIQTMLLNYSHLIVQRIRLTCQASLDMNKTGTSPEQSEKRERRSLIASYRVPKTEEGDDDAGLKQRKVSFTEKVEYKDKVVEAPTQASLQDDGSPTLVEEGMDPSLIFDIRDDDDDDDHRETDDSVSKPLGPQRRKTKSARDNNSPEKKMSWMDPPEETESTVLTQPEVESCMLVYEDTLQDYQEMFIQFGYVVLFSSAFPLAAMCALINNIVEIRSDALKLCTGLQRPFGQRVENIGQWQTAMEAMGLIAIIVNCYLIGQCGQLQRLFPWMSPEAAIISVVVLEHFAILLKYVIHVAIPDIPNWVADEMAKLEYQRREALKKHERLAQQHQQQQRRKSEEEEEHHKMAEELARQDSEQDKSDLSGGEDHHHEKTPGAKFSSGGDKLKRPSSLLGNNNVMKLKQIIPLQSKFTSTTSPTSGEAKLPGFLKFLKSQELKKEAAAAVAPAGTHGSHEKSQSPSKSFNPGKRFNFGKETACTGAGSEQQAKPEDVSRATNAQNTNNDQSSSSEELPSEVEKSESSDFGNNLSKKQ